A part of Candidatus Electrothrix aestuarii genomic DNA contains:
- a CDS encoding cobalamin-dependent protein (Presence of a B(12) (cobalamin)-binding domain implies dependence on cobalamin itself, in one of its several forms, or in some unusual lineages, dependence on a cobalamin-like analog.): MISNSKEVLDFVDRLVRIDRLGAEKIFNAIREQGSMSRTVDQLILPALEVIGNGWEEGTVALAQVYMSSRICEELMTHVPPDDVAEHLGNLPMAIAVLEDYHQLGKIIISACLRASGYSFQDYGRVTPEELAQRIVEDSIEIVLISTLMLRSALLVKEVKDLLAKSGSSARIVVGGAPFRFDPQLWQEVGADAMGANATEAVAAIATCMGRK; encoded by the coding sequence GTGATATCGAATAGCAAGGAAGTCTTAGATTTTGTTGATAGGCTGGTCAGGATTGATCGTTTAGGGGCTGAAAAAATTTTTAATGCGATCCGCGAACAGGGTTCTATGTCCCGGACCGTTGATCAGCTTATTCTCCCCGCCTTGGAAGTGATCGGGAATGGCTGGGAAGAGGGAACGGTTGCCCTGGCTCAGGTATATATGAGCAGCAGAATTTGTGAGGAGCTGATGACCCATGTCCCTCCAGACGACGTTGCGGAACATCTGGGGAATTTGCCCATGGCTATTGCCGTGCTGGAGGATTATCATCAGCTGGGTAAGATAATTATTTCCGCATGCTTACGGGCCAGTGGCTATTCCTTTCAGGATTACGGTCGGGTGACCCCTGAGGAGCTAGCCCAAAGAATTGTCGAGGATTCCATAGAGATTGTCCTGATTTCCACCCTCATGCTTCGTTCTGCGCTCTTGGTGAAAGAGGTGAAAGATTTGCTTGCGAAAAGCGGCTCTTCTGCCCGTATTGTTGTTGGCGGGGCCCCGTTTCGCTTTGATCCCCAGCTATGGCAGGAGGTCGGAGCTGATGCGATGGGCGCCAATGCAACAGAAGCTGTTGCGGCAATAGCTACCTGTATGGGCAGGAAATAG
- a CDS encoding exonuclease — protein MPLPSDFIVLDTEGRHALNEIAILDAQGNLLFEGFAEGHGSVQHDLYPLTELLQRLKTLAEQRTIVCHYAEHDERLLRKSFTAAGLPWPGFCFLCSWETAKRCFPDLPSYSLEYLSKTLHLQVQQRYFNAQAAHSARYDALFTFQLYRKMQQETHTQHHRGVLTNPFSNTRVDSPFQQYIDLDDVHREAFVRITNLIEEIKGDTNQQSRGAVVLGVAGNGKTHLMMRLARHTLKTNRLFFIRQPNHEEAVFYHIYSRMLESFIEPIPETEYSQLEYLPGRSFSKIVISTLQARPKPSKKDLEILNGLSQGQLNIYSVLGKEGSETKRRNWDYIERQTLQWWQQSYGFSDYACNIITGLIRFCRYSDPGKKELVRRWLAGQHLLNSELEAVKLHNWEEELSREDFALQAMVVFGRLSVVDEPLIIVFDQLEGLKYNEKLLVRFGEAVKELFTHVPNCLMLFNLFPDRWRYFRQIFDASVTERMGQYQVPLELPEKEVLAKMLALKLAEVNLDSKTLFEPDELAIILSHRSIRSVLNCAADYYRYKLEGIPLPTNTLSFEARVDRTLQELRQEIAELRQHLRLEKKPEALSLNPVSREVAQYIEQKQGQLAAAYSRKQIITDTDDLGKLRLILATLQPLYGFRLDYLRLGRRRLPEHVVIQRQQKGADHVESKKAAVAFLHTDAYTFAPRIKNFNQLVIEHKDIRFALFRDEREPEIQSKVSKGEIEKLNSSENGRFVLMDRPKRIHFELVHQIISDIQNHDLHAEPDQVMPLLVDMIGKEFWLFRAIGAEALCSDRMKI, from the coding sequence ATGCCCTTGCCCTCCGATTTCATCGTTCTCGACACCGAAGGTCGTCATGCCCTGAACGAAATCGCCATCCTTGATGCCCAGGGAAATCTCCTTTTCGAGGGTTTTGCAGAAGGACACGGGTCTGTCCAACATGATCTCTACCCCCTTACAGAACTTTTACAGCGTCTGAAAACGCTGGCAGAACAACGGACTATCGTTTGTCATTATGCCGAACATGATGAGCGACTTTTGCGCAAGAGCTTTACTGCCGCAGGCCTGCCTTGGCCGGGCTTCTGTTTTCTCTGCTCCTGGGAAACGGCAAAACGTTGTTTTCCGGATCTGCCTTCCTATTCTCTTGAATATCTCAGTAAAACCTTGCATCTTCAGGTGCAACAACGGTATTTTAATGCCCAGGCCGCTCACAGCGCCCGTTATGATGCCCTGTTCACCTTTCAACTTTACCGCAAGATGCAGCAAGAGACCCACACGCAGCACCACCGGGGAGTGCTCACCAATCCTTTCAGCAACACCCGAGTCGACAGCCCGTTTCAGCAGTATATTGATCTGGATGATGTTCATCGCGAGGCCTTTGTTCGTATCACCAACCTCATAGAGGAAATCAAGGGCGATACCAATCAGCAGAGCCGGGGCGCGGTGGTGCTGGGTGTGGCAGGCAACGGTAAGACCCACCTGATGATGCGCCTGGCCCGCCATACTCTGAAAACCAATCGCCTGTTTTTTATCCGCCAGCCCAATCATGAGGAGGCGGTCTTTTATCATATTTACAGCAGAATGCTGGAATCCTTTATCGAACCGATTCCGGAGACAGAATACTCGCAGCTGGAATATCTCCCGGGCCGTAGTTTCTCCAAGATCGTTATCAGTACGCTTCAGGCCAGGCCAAAACCGAGTAAAAAGGATCTGGAAATATTGAACGGACTTTCCCAAGGTCAGTTGAATATCTATTCTGTGCTTGGCAAAGAGGGCTCAGAGACCAAACGGAGAAACTGGGATTATATCGAACGTCAGACCCTGCAATGGTGGCAGCAGAGCTACGGGTTCAGCGACTATGCCTGCAATATCATTACCGGCCTGATTCGCTTCTGCCGCTATTCCGATCCCGGAAAAAAGGAGCTGGTTCGGCGTTGGTTGGCAGGTCAGCACCTGTTGAACAGCGAGCTGGAGGCGGTGAAGCTGCATAACTGGGAGGAGGAGCTAAGCCGGGAAGACTTTGCCCTCCAGGCTATGGTGGTCTTTGGTAGGCTCTCGGTTGTGGATGAGCCGCTGATTATTGTTTTTGATCAGCTGGAAGGGCTCAAGTATAACGAGAAATTACTGGTGCGGTTCGGTGAAGCGGTCAAGGAATTATTCACCCACGTGCCCAATTGCCTGATGCTCTTTAATCTCTTTCCTGATCGCTGGCGTTATTTTCGCCAGATCTTTGATGCCTCGGTCACCGAGCGCATGGGGCAATACCAGGTTCCTCTGGAGCTCCCGGAAAAAGAGGTGCTGGCAAAGATGTTGGCCCTGAAATTGGCTGAGGTTAATCTGGACAGCAAGACCCTGTTTGAACCGGATGAATTGGCGATTATTCTCAGTCATCGCTCTATCCGTAGTGTTCTCAACTGCGCAGCTGATTATTATCGTTATAAACTGGAAGGCATCCCTCTGCCCACCAATACTCTGAGCTTTGAGGCCAGGGTTGATCGCACCTTGCAGGAACTTCGCCAGGAGATCGCTGAACTGCGTCAGCATCTGCGCCTGGAAAAGAAGCCTGAGGCCTTGTCGCTGAATCCTGTGTCCAGGGAGGTTGCACAGTATATAGAGCAGAAGCAGGGGCAGTTGGCTGCGGCCTATAGCAGAAAGCAGATTATCACAGACACTGATGATCTGGGGAAGCTTCGTTTGATTTTGGCTACCTTGCAACCGCTGTATGGTTTTCGTCTTGATTATCTACGGCTTGGGAGGCGACGTCTACCCGAACATGTCGTTATTCAGCGTCAACAGAAGGGGGCTGACCATGTTGAGAGTAAAAAAGCAGCTGTAGCCTTTCTTCATACCGATGCCTATACCTTTGCGCCACGGATTAAGAATTTTAATCAGCTCGTTATTGAGCATAAGGATATTCGTTTTGCCCTGTTTCGCGATGAGCGAGAGCCTGAAATCCAGAGCAAGGTGAGTAAGGGGGAGATTGAGAAACTGAACAGCAGCGAGAATGGCCGTTTTGTGCTCATGGATCGGCCCAAACGGATCCATTTTGAGTTGGTCCATCAGATTATTTCGGATATCCAGAACCATGATCTGCATGCAGAGCCGGATCAGGTTATGCCTCTGTTAGTGGATATGATCGGCAAGGAGTTTTGGCTCTTCCGGGCTATTGGTGCAGAGGCGCTCTGCTCGGATCGCATGAAAATATAA
- a CDS encoding ATP-binding protein: MLLTFCFIVCENFYPEVEASVRQQGLTNVIVRSYPSHCCASPLNWSELAGISDKVQADVTVISGSYCLRALELPPEKAESCRIRLYGQCHHLLLNPTLVDALQRNGTYLLSPGWLSRWQSHVRVWGFDRATAAEFFGESLRRLLLLDTGIDPKAQQHLAAFGDFLHLPTETLAVGLEFLDLRLSGIIAEYRQQELLRQKSEIERQAAETAMTLDLIRMVTRAKSKPEVVSGITELFTMLFDPEKIDFIPVRNGEMYYDRSSDLTADEQELTEQFYAGGERYLLLDEKQGSFFLRIGRKEKVSALLLISRVAYPQYVHQYINTALALSEVCALAIEHVQTLRELVRTSHLAGKAEVATEVLHNVGNTLNSISVSSEHIRELVQQSSSSTLPTVVQLIEEHKEELANFCAHDPRGQRLPTYFAKLSEKMAEERELLVAESTRQLHHIRRITEIIRAQQDTAKLTHFTAQINLNALLEESLELFQGDLQGQGIVVERQFDFQESMSGEPHKILQVINNLIRNAVDAFAGTSVERKIIILNTYPSSNREKVIVEVRDNGKGMAEKVLQQAFTFGFTTKRRGHGFGLHNAANLTAEMGGSLSGESAGLEQGATFRMVLPVTATGRTE; the protein is encoded by the coding sequence TTGCTGCTGACTTTCTGTTTTATCGTCTGCGAAAACTTTTATCCCGAGGTCGAGGCCTCTGTCCGTCAGCAGGGCCTGACCAACGTGATCGTCCGTTCATATCCTTCCCATTGCTGCGCAAGCCCGCTCAACTGGTCCGAGCTGGCAGGGATTTCGGATAAGGTGCAAGCCGACGTGACAGTGATCTCAGGGAGCTATTGCCTGCGCGCTCTTGAACTACCCCCTGAAAAAGCTGAGTCATGCCGGATCAGGCTATACGGCCAATGTCATCACCTGCTGCTGAATCCGACCCTTGTCGATGCCCTGCAGCGGAACGGCACCTACCTCCTCAGTCCGGGCTGGCTCAGTCGTTGGCAAAGCCATGTTCGGGTGTGGGGATTTGACCGGGCCACGGCCGCAGAGTTTTTCGGAGAGTCTTTGCGCAGGTTGCTGCTGCTGGATACCGGGATAGATCCCAAGGCGCAACAGCACCTTGCCGCCTTCGGAGATTTTCTGCACCTGCCGACCGAGACCCTGGCCGTAGGCTTGGAGTTTCTTGATCTCCGCCTGTCGGGCATTATCGCGGAGTACCGACAACAGGAACTTTTACGGCAAAAAAGCGAGATCGAGCGGCAGGCCGCTGAAACGGCGATGACCCTGGATCTGATCCGGATGGTGACCAGAGCGAAATCCAAACCGGAAGTTGTTTCCGGTATCACGGAACTCTTCACCATGCTCTTTGATCCGGAGAAAATTGATTTCATACCGGTACGTAACGGAGAGATGTATTATGACCGGTCCTCTGATCTGACAGCGGACGAGCAGGAGCTGACGGAACAGTTTTATGCCGGAGGCGAAAGATACCTGCTTCTGGATGAAAAGCAGGGCAGCTTTTTTCTGCGGATAGGGCGAAAAGAAAAGGTTTCGGCACTCCTCCTGATTTCGCGGGTTGCTTATCCTCAATATGTGCATCAGTATATCAACACGGCCCTTGCCCTTTCAGAAGTCTGTGCTTTGGCTATTGAGCATGTGCAGACCCTGCGCGAACTTGTCCGCACCTCCCATTTAGCGGGTAAGGCAGAGGTAGCCACCGAGGTGCTTCATAATGTGGGCAATACTCTGAACAGTATTTCAGTGTCTTCTGAGCATATCCGGGAGCTTGTGCAGCAGAGTAGCAGCAGTACCCTCCCTACCGTTGTCCAGTTGATAGAGGAGCACAAGGAAGAGCTTGCCAATTTTTGCGCGCATGATCCCAGGGGACAACGGCTTCCTACCTATTTTGCTAAGCTTTCTGAGAAGATGGCGGAAGAGCGAGAGCTCCTCGTGGCAGAAAGTACTCGGCAACTGCACCATATTCGCCGTATTACAGAGATTATTCGTGCCCAGCAGGATACCGCAAAGCTGACGCATTTCACGGCGCAGATTAACCTGAATGCACTACTTGAAGAGAGTCTGGAGCTTTTTCAGGGGGATTTGCAGGGGCAAGGGATCGTAGTGGAGCGTCAGTTTGATTTCCAGGAGAGCATGAGTGGTGAGCCGCATAAGATCCTCCAGGTTATCAATAACCTGATTCGTAATGCAGTGGATGCCTTTGCAGGGACATCGGTTGAGCGAAAGATCATTATATTAAACACATATCCCAGCTCCAATCGGGAAAAAGTGATTGTTGAGGTCCGTGATAACGGAAAAGGAATGGCAGAAAAAGTTTTGCAACAGGCTTTTACCTTTGGTTTCACGACCAAGAGAAGAGGGCATGGGTTTGGACTCCATAACGCCGCTAACCTGACAGCGGAAATGGGAGGAAGCCTGAGTGGAGAGAGTGCAGGGTTAGAGCAAGGAGCAACGTTCAGGATGGTGCTTCCTGTAACAGCAACCGGGAGAACAGAGTGA
- a CDS encoding uroporphyrinogen decarboxylase family protein produces MADGQQDLPMTSMERVLTTLGHQEPDRVPLFLLVTMHGAKELGLSIKEYFSKAEYVVEGQLRMLEKYRHDCLYPFFYAAIEPEAFGSETIWFEDGPPNSGAPVISSEHDIRSLQVPDIENSCLNRVLETTRALKKEVGDRVPIIGVVISPFSLPVMQMGFPAYIELMYDQPALFQQLMEVNQEFCVRWANAQVEAGATAICYFDPLTSPTITAPGEHLQKGFAIAQQTLGRIQSPTAFHLASGKTLSVVDEVLAAGSAALGVSTSEDLEEVKAVCKGRITVLGNLNGVEMRRWTPQQAKEKVREAIQKAGAGGGFILSDNHGEIPWQVSEEVLLALSEAVHQWGTYPLTDC; encoded by the coding sequence ATGGCTGACGGACAACAGGACCTGCCAATGACGTCTATGGAACGGGTACTCACGACCTTGGGGCATCAGGAACCGGATCGGGTCCCTTTGTTTCTTCTGGTGACTATGCATGGGGCCAAGGAGCTGGGCTTGAGCATTAAGGAGTATTTTTCCAAGGCGGAATACGTGGTGGAAGGCCAGCTCCGCATGCTGGAAAAATATCGCCACGATTGTCTGTATCCCTTCTTTTATGCTGCAATAGAGCCTGAAGCCTTTGGTTCCGAGACCATCTGGTTTGAAGATGGTCCGCCCAATAGTGGTGCTCCGGTTATCAGCTCGGAACATGATATCCGTAGCTTGCAGGTGCCGGATATAGAAAATTCCTGCCTCAATAGGGTGCTGGAGACCACGCGTGCCCTGAAAAAGGAAGTCGGGGATCGGGTACCGATTATCGGGGTGGTTATTTCTCCCTTTTCCCTACCTGTGATGCAGATGGGCTTCCCTGCTTATATCGAGCTGATGTATGATCAGCCTGCGCTTTTTCAGCAGCTTATGGAGGTTAATCAGGAGTTTTGTGTGCGTTGGGCCAATGCCCAGGTTGAGGCTGGGGCAACAGCTATCTGCTATTTTGATCCACTGACCTCACCAACCATCACTGCCCCGGGAGAGCACCTGCAAAAGGGCTTTGCCATTGCCCAGCAGACCTTGGGAAGAATACAATCCCCAACGGCCTTTCATTTAGCCTCAGGTAAAACTCTCAGCGTTGTTGATGAGGTGCTTGCCGCAGGTTCAGCAGCCCTTGGTGTGAGCACCTCTGAGGATCTGGAAGAGGTCAAGGCTGTGTGTAAGGGCAGGATAACTGTGCTGGGAAATCTGAACGGTGTTGAAATGCGCCGTTGGACGCCGCAACAGGCGAAAGAAAAGGTTAGGGAGGCTATACAAAAAGCTGGTGCTGGCGGAGGGTTTATTCTTTCTGATAATCATGGTGAGATCCCCTGGCAGGTCAGTGAAGAGGTCTTGCTGGCTCTTTCCGAGGCTGTGCATCAGTGGGGTACGTATCCGCTTACTGATTGTTAG
- a CDS encoding uroporphyrinogen decarboxylase family protein gives MNLKKGKPAMTSMERVQAALTHQEPDRVPLSLLLTVHGARELGLGIREYYSKAEYVVEGQLRMLKKYRHDFVTALCAAALSVEPFGGEVIWYEDGAPNSGEPFIRTEQDILSLQVPDLSRSPSFSRMLTVIQLLKEKLGDEVPITGVVVSPFSLPVLQMGFSAYIDLMHDRPDLFERLMRVNQEFCVAAADAQIKAGVTAICYYDALLSASITAETHRAAGFRIARETLARINSPSAIHMATAPTLAVIEDVIATGTSIIGVSILDDLAALKAACRGRLTILGNLNGVEMRRWTPEQTEQTVKEAIATAGPGGGFILADNGEIPWQVSEETLLAVSDAVQRWGRYPLCSQHDQTAQTA, from the coding sequence ATGAATCTGAAAAAAGGAAAACCGGCCATGACCTCAATGGAACGGGTCCAGGCTGCTTTAACGCATCAGGAGCCGGACCGGGTACCCCTTTCTCTTCTGTTGACCGTACACGGTGCCAGAGAATTGGGCCTGGGAATTCGGGAGTATTATTCCAAGGCGGAATATGTGGTGGAAGGGCAGTTGCGGATGCTGAAAAAATACCGCCATGATTTCGTCACTGCCCTCTGCGCCGCAGCCCTGTCCGTCGAACCCTTCGGCGGCGAAGTGATCTGGTATGAGGACGGTGCGCCGAACAGCGGCGAACCTTTTATCAGAACAGAACAGGATATCCTTTCCCTCCAAGTCCCGGATCTGTCCCGCTCGCCCTCTTTCAGCAGGATGCTGACGGTTATTCAGCTGCTGAAAGAAAAACTGGGCGACGAGGTGCCGATCACCGGAGTGGTTGTCTCTCCTTTTTCCCTCCCGGTTCTGCAGATGGGCTTTTCCGCCTATATTGACCTGATGCACGACCGTCCCGACCTGTTTGAGCGACTGATGCGGGTGAATCAGGAGTTCTGCGTTGCTGCCGCCGATGCCCAGATCAAGGCCGGCGTGACAGCGATCTGTTATTATGACGCCCTGCTTTCGGCGAGCATCACGGCAGAGACGCATCGTGCAGCAGGTTTCCGGATCGCGCGGGAGACCCTAGCCCGGATCAACAGCCCCTCGGCAATCCACATGGCGACAGCTCCGACTCTGGCGGTTATTGAAGATGTTATCGCGACCGGCACATCGATCATCGGGGTGAGTATCCTGGATGATTTGGCTGCATTAAAGGCTGCCTGTCGGGGCAGGTTGACTATTCTCGGTAATCTGAACGGAGTGGAGATGCGACGCTGGACACCGGAGCAGACTGAACAGACCGTGAAAGAGGCCATTGCCACTGCCGGACCCGGCGGCGGCTTTATCTTGGCGGATAACGGTGAGATTCCCTGGCAGGTCAGCGAGGAAACCCTGCTGGCTGTTTCCGATGCTGTGCAGAGATGGGGGCGGTATCCTCTTTGTTCTCAGCATGATCAGACTGCTCAGACTGCATAA